The following are from one region of the Rhizobium sullae genome:
- a CDS encoding complex I NDUFA9 subunit family protein — translation MTNQPGRNDLAGKNIVTVFGGTGFLGRRIVTRLLDKAVDVRSVSRHPHKYKLDTVSGQRPSQEIEADILDSSSIAAAVAGSRAVVNAVSLYVERGEHTFERVHIEAAADLATASRDAGVEMFVQISGIGSDPKSRSNYIQARGRGEEVVKAAFPGAVIVRPSVMAGPDDAFITTIARLVRILPIYPLFGEGGTRLQPVYVEDVAEAVSRLASGQYSTDASIFECAGPRIYSYRELVQEIATQLNARSRLVPVPFAVWSIVATAAEFLPAVSLTRNQVDLMRRDNVTANDLPGLEELGIQSRGIEELVHMIEHEA, via the coding sequence ATGACTAACCAACCTGGTCGAAATGATTTAGCCGGCAAAAACATTGTGACAGTGTTCGGCGGAACGGGCTTCCTCGGGCGGCGGATCGTAACCAGGCTTCTGGACAAGGCCGTTGATGTGCGTTCCGTCTCGCGCCATCCGCACAAATATAAGTTGGACACTGTGTCCGGTCAGAGGCCATCTCAGGAGATCGAGGCGGACATACTCGATTCATCCTCGATCGCCGCTGCCGTGGCTGGATCTCGCGCGGTTGTGAATGCGGTCAGCCTTTATGTCGAGCGCGGTGAGCACACCTTCGAGCGTGTCCATATAGAAGCCGCGGCCGATCTGGCGACCGCTTCACGGGATGCAGGCGTCGAGATGTTCGTCCAGATTTCGGGCATTGGATCGGATCCGAAATCCCGTTCGAATTACATCCAGGCCCGGGGCCGCGGCGAGGAGGTGGTGAAGGCGGCGTTTCCAGGCGCGGTAATCGTCCGTCCCTCTGTAATGGCGGGACCCGACGACGCGTTCATCACAACGATCGCGAGGCTGGTGCGCATCCTCCCGATCTATCCGCTGTTTGGAGAAGGCGGCACTCGGTTGCAGCCGGTTTATGTCGAGGACGTGGCGGAAGCCGTGAGCCGCTTGGCCTCAGGACAGTATTCCACGGATGCTTCGATCTTCGAGTGCGCCGGTCCGCGCATTTATTCGTATCGGGAACTCGTCCAGGAGATCGCCACTCAACTCAACGCGCGAAGCAGGCTTGTGCCCGTGCCATTCGCAGTATGGAGCATAGTGGCGACTGCTGCGGAGTTTCTTCCCGCCGTGTCCCTAACGCGCAACCAAGTCGATCTCATGCGGCGTGACAATGTCACGGCAAACGATCTTCCGGGCCTTGAAGAACTGGGCATCCAATCCCGCGGCATCGAGGAACTCGTCCATATGATTGAGCACGAGGCTTGA